From the Gemmatimonadota bacterium genome, the window AAAGCGGCCGGTCCCCGGAACTGCCGAAGAGCACGGAACGGTATCCGTATTCTCGAGCGAGCCGGCGGATCAGCGCGGCGTACCGGCCGGGGAGCCATCGCTTGGTCGCCCAGACCGAACCGGGACTGATGCCGCACAGTGGTTCAGACGGTGCGACGCCCGATTGCCGCATCAGTGCATCCGCCCGTACCCGGTCCTCTTCATCCGGGTACAGGGCCGGGCGAATCCCATCCGTATCCACTTTCCATGAAGCCAGAAGAGAAAGGTTTCGGTCGACTTCGTGGACGGACCGGTAGGGGACCCGGTCTGTCAGGAGCAGCCTGCCCGCGCTTCGATCGAAGCCCATCCGGACGGGTATGCCCGCCAGGAAACCCAGCAGTGCGCTTCTTAAGGATCGGTGGGGGATCAACGCCGCATCGTAGCCGGCGCCGCGCAGCCTGCGGGCGAGGCGAAGCAGTTCCAGGGGTCCTTTTTGTGCGCCATGCTTGTCGTAGGCGACGATATCGTCGACGTGGGGATTGTTCCGAAGCAGGTTCGCCGTTTCGGGCCGCACGACGGCGCCGACACGGTCGGCACCCAGCCGTGTCCTGGCCGCTTCGAATAATGGGGTGGACAGAACGAGGTCGCCCACGAATGCGGTTTGTATGACAAGTATGCTCAACCCGCTCAAGATGCCTCGTCGGAACGCGGACGCAGGGGGCCCGCACGGACTCAAGGGCCTCGCGCAGTTATTTTACTTCAGCGAATTCAGGAACGCCTGGAACTCGCCATCCGCGCTGAGGACGGTCTTTTCCGGTCCGGTGAGCTTGACGAACACGTTGCCTTCCGGCGCCTCGATAATGGCGCCGAGCATCCGGTAGCCCGGTTTTTTAACGGCGCCGGATTGGAACATGGGGCCCATGGAGGCGAGGTACGTCCCCGCCAGGGAAACCGTGGTCACGGACAGGCCGTTGATGGTCGACTTCCGCTCGGCCAGTGCCGGCTGACCGCCCGTATCCGTCTCGAACTGTTCCCGCCAACGCTGCAGGTTCAGGTCGACACTGCCTCCCTGCCCACGGCCGAAATAGAACACGGCGCACTCGCCCGGTTCGTCGTCATCGGCGTCCTTCGGGATCAGATAGGTCGCCACGCGCATCATCCGGGGCGGTTGCGCCTCCCATCGCGCGGGCACGGTCCAGGCGACCCCCGCGGCTTCGCCCGTTGTCGATTGCTGCTGGGCGTTCGCCGGCGCCGCGCCAGGGGCGTCCGGACGCTCCGCGACAGCAGGCGCCGCCACCAGCGGCGGAGGATCTGCCGGCGGTTCCGGCGACCGTGGTGCGGACTGTTCTCCTCCGTTTCCGCAGGCCGCGGAGATACCGAACAGCAATACGATGCAAATGGCGATGACCGGGTGGCGTGGCATGGAAGGGGTCTCCTTTACTTTTCGTGATTTGTATCGTCGGGCGCCGGGGTCTTCCACCGCCGGTGTACCCAGAACCAGTGATCGGGATAATCCATGATGTACCGGGCCAACACGTCCGTGTAGGCCTGGGTAATCCGTGCGATGTCGCCCGGTTCGTCACCGGTCGGAATCGCTTCGATCGGGGTTTCGAAACAGACTCGGTGCCGTTCCGGGCCGGATCGAATGATGAAACACGGCACGATGGGAGCGCCCGTGCGCAACGCGAAAAGCGCCGGTCCCTGGTAGGTGGACGCCCTCGTTCCCAGAAAATCGACGAACACCCCGCCGGCCCCCGCGTCCTGGTCCGCGAGCAACCCGACGCATTCGTTGCGCCGAAGCGCCCTGAAGACGGCGGCCGGCGCTTTGTCCATCGTGGCTACCGCCATGCCCAACCGCTCGCGTCCCGCGTGCACCAGGCGATCGACGGCGGGATTGTGCAGCTTCTTCGAGACGACGGTAATGGGATAGCCGAGTATTGCGACCGTCGCGCCAAGCAACTCCCAGTAACCGAAATGGCCGGTGATCAGTATGACCCCGCGGCCCCTCTCGCGGGCATGGGCGATATGCGCTTCTCCCGAGACGGCGAGCCGGTCCCGCAGATCCGCCGTCCTCCCCGCGAGCAGGCGGGCGTGTTCCACGGCGGTACGGCCCAATTGGCGGTAGACGGACCGGGACATGGCCCTGAGCTCCTCGGAATCCCCGGTCATCCCGAAGACCCGGGCCATGTGCTCCCTGACCAGCTTCTTCCTCATGCCGGTCACGTGAAAGACCAGTGCCCCGAGTACATCGCCCACCCGAGATGCGCAGGCAGGCGCAAGCCGCCTGGTCAGCGACATCAACACCCGAAGTCCCGCGTATTCGAGCCGATGCGACAGCTTCATTCGAAACATGCTTTCATGAGCGCACGCTCATTCATCCCGCTCCCTGGACATGACCCACTCTTCGTTCTTCCTCCGCCAGTCGTCATCGTCCGTGCGCCAGTCGTCGACTTCCTCGCTTGCCCAGCGGCGCAGCGTGGCCCGTCTCCGCCTTCGGATCTGCAGGAACGCAAGCAGGCAAAGCACGCCGAACAGGGGCGCGATCACGAGGGACAGGCTTTCGCCGAGTAACATGCGCCAGCCGTAGTTGCGTTCCATGAATGCCAGCCAGTCCCGTTCGAACTCCACGACACTCACACCGAAAGTCTCGAAACAGGCCCGGTCGATGGACCCGTTCCGCCTCAGGCTGTCGAACAGGGCGTGCAGTCCCGCTTCGCCGTAGCTCCTGAGTATGTACTGCACGGCGAGGGCGCTTTGCTGGTAGGCCAGATGGGCCCGATGTTCGGGGAACCTGTTCACGCCTTGGATGGCGCCCAGGGGAACCAGGTTTCCCGATACGACGGCGACCACCAGGGACGCCCGGTCCCAGAAACCCCATTCCCGCGCCATGTGCATCGCGAACCCCTCGTCCAGCCAGCGGGGAATATCCGCGCCGCGGAGCGCGCTGTGCAGCATCACGTGGGCCAGTTCGTGCACCACGAGTTCTTCGGATCCGTCGTACGTACCGGTTATCCGGGGAGACCTGAGCACCACGAGCCTTCGGTGCGGCACGGCGTAGCCCGCGCCCCAATCGGGTATGGCGCCGGGCGTATAGGTAAGGAAGTCTTCCTGCGTGGGGGCGATATGGACGTGGATGGTATCGGCCGCGGGCAGGCCCAGCGTGGCGCGCAGATGAGGCGACGCCTCGCGCACGATGCCCAGCACGTGTTCCACGAAGGGGGCGTCGGCGGGTTCGAAGGTATATCGAACGCCGTCGGCGATTCTCACGGATTCTTCCGCGACCGCTCCGAAACCCGGCAGCAGCAAAAGCACGCTGCAGGCCAATCCAAGGCACCAGGAACGTAGATAGCTGGAAATTCGCGCAGGCACCCCATTGAAGCGCATAACGACCTCATTCGCGGATGATGCCGCCTCCCAGGACCGTCTCGCCGTCATAGAACACGACGGACTGTCCCGGCGTGACCGCCCGCTGGGGATACTCGAAGTCTACCCGCACGACGCCGGGTTCGCAGGGCGTGATGACCGCGGGCGTCGCTTCCTGCCGGTACCGGATCTTGGCCTGGCCGCGGACCTCTCCCGCCGGGGCATCCGCGGTATGCCAGTTGACCCCGTCCGCGATGAGCCGGTCGCTGAGGAGATCCTCGTCGTCGCCCACCACGATGGTATTCGTATCGGGCAGGATGTCGACCACGTACACCGGGCGTCCCGCGGCCAGGCCAAGCCCCTTGCGCTGCCCGATCGTGTAGAGGGGATGCCCCCGGTGCTCACCCAGGATTTGGCCGTTCGTGTCCACGATCGGTCCCGGCCGTATGGGGTCCTCAATGGCCAGCAGCCCCTCGTCTGTATCCACAGGGTGATTCGCCGTCCACTCCCTGAGGAACCTCTCATGGCCCCGGTCCTGGATGAAGCAGATCTCGTAGCTGTCCTTTTTGGCGGCCACCCGCGGCGCGAGTCGTTCGGCGATTTCCCGCGTCTGCGCCTTCGTGAGCATGCCGACGGGGAAGGCGGTCCGGGCCAGCTCTTCCTGGGTCATCTCCCACAGGGCGTAGGACTGGTCCTTGTTTCGATCGATGCCCCGCTTCAAGACCAAGCGGCCCGCCTGGTCAGCCTGGCCCGCCCGGTCCCCATTGTCTACCTGTCCCGCCTCGTCCGCCGTTCCATCCAGCGCCACCCGGGCGTAGTGTCCGGTCGCCACGTAGTCGGCGCCGAGTTCACGGGCCCGGTCGAGCAGCACGCCGAACTTCACCCGGCTGTTGCAGGCGACGCAGGGATTGGGCGTGCGACCCTGCAAGTACTCAGAGACGAAATTGGAGATGACACCCCGCTCGAACTCCTCGCGGAAATCCACCACGTAGTAGGGGATGCCGAGCCTGCCGGCCACGACCCGCGCGTCGTTGCGGTCCTCGACCGTGCAGCAGCCGTGTTCGAACTGCGCATTGCCGCCCACGCGGTCGTAGTCCCACAGGTGCATCGTGACGCCGATGACCTCGCAGCCCGCTTCCTTGAGCATCGCGGCCGCCACCGAGCTGTCCACACCACCGCTCATGGCCACGACGACTTTCGATCCTGCCGGCGGCAGCCGGTTGACCTTGGGATCGAAAGCGGAAGCCGTGGCGTCTTCGCCGCGGACAGAAGAATGAGTTGACGCCGGCATCATATCACGCTTTCCTGACCGTGCCTTGACCGGTAATCCTCGATCGCCGTCCGCACGCCGTCCGCGGCCATGGCGGAGCAGTGCATCTTGGTAGGCGGAAGTCCACCCAGGGCATCCGCGATCGTATGGTTTTCGATGGACGCGGCCTCTTCGGTCGTCCTGCCGATCACCCATTCGGTGACCATACTGCTCGCCGCGATAGACGCCGCACAGCCGAAGGTCCTGAACTTCGCGTCCGTGACGGTCCCGTCCGCGATCCTCAAATACAATGCAATGGTATTCCCGCTGATGGGGTTTCCGGCGTTGCCCACGCCGTCCGCGTCGGGAAGATCCCCCACGTTGCGGGGTGAGTGAAAGTGGTCCATTACGGTGGATGAGTACATGAAACGCGCCTCAACCGGGCACCTGCGCGGCGGAAACTTCGCGGAGGCGGGCTACGATGCCGGGCAGGCTGTCCATGACGCAGTCCACGTCCCCCATGGTATTGTCCCGCCCGAAGCTGAACCGGACCGAACCGAGGGCGGTGCGCGGGTCCCTGCCCAGCGCCAGCAGCACGTGGGACGGTTCGATGGCGCCCGAAGTGCAGGCCGATCCGGTGGACACGGCGATGCCCGCGAGATCCAGGCTCATGATCAGCGATTCGCCTTCCGCGCCGGGGAAGGACACGTTCAGCGTGCCGGGCAGGCGCCGTTCCGGATGCCCGTTCACCCGCACGCCCTCGATCTCGACCCGGATGCGCGCTTCCAGGGCATCGCGCATTCCGGACAGATGCCGGTATTCACTTTCCCGCTCTTCGGCCGCCAGTTCGGCGGCCTTGCCCAGTCCCACGATGCCCACGGTATTCTCCGTGCCGGATCGCACGTCGTTTTCATGATGGCCGCCGTGGGCTGTGGGTTCGATATCGACGCCCTTGCGGATGTAGATGGCCCCCACCCCCTTTGGGCCGTAGATCTTGTGGCCCGAAAGCGAAAGGAGGTCCGCGCCCATCGCTTCCACGTCGACCGGCAGCTTGCCGGCGGACTGCACCGCGTCCGTGTGGAAGCACACGCCGCGCGCCCGGGCGATCCTTCCGATTTCGCCCACGGACTGGACCGTGCCGATCTCATTGTTCGCGTGCATGATACTGACCAGGATCGTCTGGCCGGTCAGGGCGTCCTCCACCTGTCCCGGATCGACCCGGCCGAATTCGTCCACGGGAAGGTAGGTTACTTTAAAACCTTCCCGCTCGAGAAAAGCACAACTGTTCAGCACGGCCGAATGTTCGATGTTCGTCGTGATGATGTGCCTGCCGCAGGCCCTGCGTGCGTAGGCGGTTCCCTTGATCGCCAGGTTGTCGGACTCGGTGCCGCCGCTGGTGAAATAGATCTCGCCGGGCCGTGCGTTCACCAGGCCGGCCACCCGGGCCCGTGCCTCTTCCACGGCCGCACGCGCATCCTGTCCGTACCGGTGGATGCTCGACGCGTTGCCGAACCGGTTTCTGAAGAAGGGTTCCATGACATCGAAGACTTCGGACCTGACCGGCGTGGTCGCGTTATGATCCAGGTAGATGCTCGCCATGAGGAGGGCGCTCTCCGGGAAAGGGGTGGAATCCAGCCCCGTTCATCGATCATTCAAGACGTTCTGAAAACGGCTTCTTCCGTCACGTCAACGGTCTTTGAAATTAGAGATAATCCATTGAAATGTCAAGTGTTATCGGGGTTTCACGGCGCGTGCGCGGCCGGTGGATATTCGCCGTAGCCGCTTGACTTTTCGTTCGGGAATCCGTAGTTTTCATAAAGCTTGAGAAGGTATGCGCGAGTACGCTCTCAAGGCGTTTGCCAGGGGTGCGGATTTCCCCGGAGCGGATGGACGTACCAGGGAGGAGCGGCACATGCATGTATTGAAAACAGCGGCTGGACTGGTGGCGATCGTCCTTTTGACGGGATGTACCCACAGCATCCAGTTGAATCCCAACATCGGCCCTTCGGCCAATATTGCCAGACCCGTGGATTTGCGTGTCGGCGTGTACATCCCCGAGGAAGTCAGCCAGTTCGTCATCGATGACAGGTCAGATCTCGACAAATACATCTTTGAAATCGGTGAATCCCTCGAATCGATCATCACGAAATCAGCGAACCGTGTTTTCTCGCGGGTAACGATACTGGATGCGCAACCTACGGGCGTAGTGATCGAGGAAAGCGCACTCGACCTCGTCATGATTCCCAGGGTGACCGCGGCCATGGTAGCGCTGAACAAGGAAGAAGGTCCGTTTCAGGATGACGCCCGGGGAAACACGGCGATCACGGTCGAACTGATGTTCTATGACACGGAGATGATCCAGTACGCATCCGTCATGGCATCGGGCATCGGCATCGCTTCTGAGAGAATCGGGTTCTTCAGCAGAGGCCAGAGAGAATATGCCGCATCGGTCGAAAGTGCCATTGTAAACCTGAGCAACGACATGGTCCGTCAGATGTACGGCAATTACGACATCCGCAAGAAGGGCGAAGAGCAGGAATAGCGCCGGAACCAGGCTTCGGCCGCGCCCGACGGAATCACGTCAGCAGTACTCGCGTCAACCCGGGTAACCACTTATGGCGGGGATGTCCCTCAGAGACCGCTGGATTTACGGCTTGCATACCTGGTGGGGCCGATACCGTAACGCCGCGTTCAACCTGTCCGACATCCGCAACCGGCCGGTCCGGTTGTTGATCTGCCTCCCGTCGAGCTCCGAAGAAGCCCGTGAAGCGGCCGAGATCATCCCCGAACTGGTTGCGTGCCTGGACGCGGAGGTCGTTTTCGTGGTCGGCGAACCGCGATCCGTCGAGTTTTGCGACCCGTCGGATGCACGCATCACCGTGGTGCCGTTGGACCGGAGCGCCCGATGGTGGTTCGGCCTGCCTTCCTTCCGGATCGTCGACCGGTTGTCGGAAGCGGGGCTCAACCTGGCCGTCGATCTGAATCCAATCGCGGAACTGCTGCCCGCCGTACTATGCCAGAGAATCGGTGCGAGGATTCGCCTGTGCCTGGACGATCCGCAACGGGGGTGCGTGTTCAACGTGCGGGTCCTCCTTGCGGAAAAACAGGACACGCCGTATGCGCGTATGCTGCGGGTCGTCCAGGCCGTCGCCCGCCCCGTGTCTCATCCCCGGATTTAACTTGACACCAGGCCCTCCAGCCGGGATATTCAATCAGGGTCTGGACAAGCCGAATCCCGTGCGACCGGGAACCGCTTGTCATCCAACCAAATCGATCCCCCCGCTGATCTTATGTCCGCCCTGTCTCCTCGACCGCTCCTTTGTCGTACTCTGGCCGGATTCCTGCTGTCCTGTTGCCTGATGAGTCCCATCGCGGACGCGACGGCATCGAATACACAGCCCGAACACGGACCAGCCATGCCAGCCATGCCAGCCATGCCGACCGAGTCGGTCGAGCCGGCCAGCTTGGGCGCTACGCTGGATGCCCTTCTGGCAGAAGGCATATCCCTCTACGATCAACGGAAATTCGAGGAAGCCAAAACAGTCTTCGAGGAGGCGGTCCGCCTCAAGTCCAGGTCCGGGGAAGCCCGGTACTGGCTGGGCGTCAGCCACTATGAACTCGGGGAAGACCGGGAAGCGGCGAAACAACTGCGAATCGCCGTGCGGCACGACCGGAAGAACCCGGATGCGCACCTCGCCCTGGGCCGGACGTACATGCGCATGAAGAACCGCATGGTCGACGCGCGCAAGAGCCTCAAGCAGGCCCTCCGTTACGATCCGGAACACTCCGAAGTGCACTACTACCTGGGCATCTCGTACATGGCCCAGAGCAAGAGAGATCCCGCGGCGCCGCTCTACGTGATGCAGGCCCGGAGATCCTTCGGCCGGGCGGCGGCGGCGAATCCCCTGCACCCGGACGCCTACTACCGGTTGGGGCTGTCCTACGAAAACCCCTCTCGCGATTACAAGAAGGCGCTGGCCCTCTTCTACCGGCAGTTGATGGTAAAACCGGATCACCGCGATGCGCTCGACCACCTGGAGCGATGCAGTTACATGCTCAAGCAGTTCCAGGGCGGCATAGACCTCCTGACGCAGGTGGTCGAAGCCCACGGGAACGCCGTGCCGGACTACGTGCATACTTTGATCAACAAGCTCAGGGCCACGTCGTTGCAGTCCCAGAGCCGATACGCCGAAGCGGACCAGGCCTACGGGGAATTCCTGGCCGGCGCGGCGCCGGAGGTACGCGCGCACTACATGGACCTGGCCTACGTGACAGCGGAGGAAGAATTCCGGCAATACCAGGCGCTGGAAACGGAAGAAGCGAAAGCGGAATTCAGACGCAGGTTCTGGGCGGCCCGCGATCCGAAACCGGCCACCGCCGTGAACGAGCGGCTCGTGGAACACTACCGGCGGGTCATGCACGCGCGGGAGCATTTCTCCAGGGGTCAGCAGCCGTGGGATCGCCGCGGCGGGATCTATATCCGGTACGGCGAACCGGACGATCTGCAGCACTTCATCATGCAGACCGGCGAGAACGCCATGAAAAACTACCAGCCGACCGGCGACGCCCGTATCGATGCGATCCGGGAGCGCAACTTCATATTGCGGTATCGCCTGAAGGTCGATAACGCCGGCATGACTTGGAGCGACCCGGCAACGCGCGGCACCCGA encodes:
- a CDS encoding tetratricopeptide repeat protein, giving the protein MSSNQIDPPADLMSALSPRPLLCRTLAGFLLSCCLMSPIADATASNTQPEHGPAMPAMPAMPTESVEPASLGATLDALLAEGISLYDQRKFEEAKTVFEEAVRLKSRSGEARYWLGVSHYELGEDREAAKQLRIAVRHDRKNPDAHLALGRTYMRMKNRMVDARKSLKQALRYDPEHSEVHYYLGISYMAQSKRDPAAPLYVMQARRSFGRAAAANPLHPDAYYRLGLSYENPSRDYKKALALFYRQLMVKPDHRDALDHLERCSYMLKQFQGGIDLLTQVVEAHGNAVPDYVHTLINKLRATSLQSQSRYAEADQAYGEFLAGAAPEVRAHYMDLAYVTAEEEFRQYQALETEEAKAEFRRRFWAARDPKPATAVNERLVEHYRRVMHAREHFSRGQQPWDRRGGIYIRYGEPDDLQHFIMQTGENAMKNYQPTGDARIDAIRERNFILRYRLKVDNAGMTWSDPATRGTRDPDAGDYLPELEAQQDDYSNIVSSAVRGGFSNSDPVQAGSTRAQSLGFLAESWVYLEHDLELFFVDQVGVGKFDFPLQVHETNIAEAVVQDKYHPRRIAAALIEQTPESYQFNYGGGPLRFMYDIVSYKGRDGLAEVETAYMVPAEQLETVNDGQGLRTWFDGHMVFHDDDYNRVAQTSRRIGPIDRPLVPASGNGPGIELHTGMMEMEAPPGSFHAAIEVQDETTRRIGIYEQAYAVPDYAGDALVLSDIKLAVSIAPADSTHGPFVRNGLEIVPNPARMYQRTDPVHFYYEIYNLALSESGRTAYRVELEVKNKDRPQNLFWRILKGIDRLVRRTDNEQSVLMVFENEGNRPDEYSYTSIDTGATPTGAYEMTVRVTDLHSGQTATRHKVFVVTNDRVAEFKADTE
- a CDS encoding lysophospholipid acyltransferase family protein yields the protein MFRMKLSHRLEYAGLRVLMSLTRRLAPACASRVGDVLGALVFHVTGMRKKLVREHMARVFGMTGDSEELRAMSRSVYRQLGRTAVEHARLLAGRTADLRDRLAVSGEAHIAHARERGRGVILITGHFGYWELLGATVAILGYPITVVSKKLHNPAVDRLVHAGRERLGMAVATMDKAPAAVFRALRRNECVGLLADQDAGAGGVFVDFLGTRASTYQGPALFALRTGAPIVPCFIIRSGPERHRVCFETPIEAIPTGDEPGDIARITQAYTDVLARYIMDYPDHWFWVHRRWKTPAPDDTNHEK
- the mnmA gene encoding tRNA 2-thiouridine(34) synthase MnmA — protein: MPASTHSSVRGEDATASAFDPKVNRLPPAGSKVVVAMSGGVDSSVAAAMLKEAGCEVIGVTMHLWDYDRVGGNAQFEHGCCTVEDRNDARVVAGRLGIPYYVVDFREEFERGVISNFVSEYLQGRTPNPCVACNSRVKFGVLLDRARELGADYVATGHYARVALDGTADEAGQVDNGDRAGQADQAGRLVLKRGIDRNKDQSYALWEMTQEELARTAFPVGMLTKAQTREIAERLAPRVAAKKDSYEICFIQDRGHERFLREWTANHPVDTDEGLLAIEDPIRPGPIVDTNGQILGEHRGHPLYTIGQRKGLGLAAGRPVYVVDILPDTNTIVVGDDEDLLSDRLIADGVNWHTADAPAGEVRGQAKIRYRQEATPAVITPCEPGVVRVDFEYPQRAVTPGQSVVFYDGETVLGGGIIRE
- the waaF gene encoding lipopolysaccharide heptosyltransferase II — its product is MSPCGPPASAFRRGILSGLSILVIQTAFVGDLVLSTPLFEAARTRLGADRVGAVVRPETANLLRNNPHVDDIVAYDKHGAQKGPLELLRLARRLRGAGYDAALIPHRSLRSALLGFLAGIPVRMGFDRSAGRLLLTDRVPYRSVHEVDRNLSLLASWKVDTDGIRPALYPDEEDRVRADALMRQSGVAPSEPLCGISPGSVWATKRWLPGRYAALIRRLAREYGYRSVLFGSSGDRPLCAEIAAESGVGPLNAAGALTLLQSAALAARCSAVVSNDTGMGHVAAAMDTPVVALFGPTVPAFGFVPHGPGHQVVETPLDCRPCSSHGGNRCPIGTHDCMGGITVERVIDTVAVHLGKPGPSVTD
- a CDS encoding iron-sulfur cluster assembly scaffold protein, whose protein sequence is MYSSTVMDHFHSPRNVGDLPDADGVGNAGNPISGNTIALYLRIADGTVTDAKFRTFGCAASIAASSMVTEWVIGRTTEEAASIENHTIADALGGLPPTKMHCSAMAADGVRTAIEDYRSRHGQESVI
- the nifS gene encoding cysteine desulfurase NifS; protein product: MASIYLDHNATTPVRSEVFDVMEPFFRNRFGNASSIHRYGQDARAAVEEARARVAGLVNARPGEIYFTSGGTESDNLAIKGTAYARRACGRHIITTNIEHSAVLNSCAFLEREGFKVTYLPVDEFGRVDPGQVEDALTGQTILVSIMHANNEIGTVQSVGEIGRIARARGVCFHTDAVQSAGKLPVDVEAMGADLLSLSGHKIYGPKGVGAIYIRKGVDIEPTAHGGHHENDVRSGTENTVGIVGLGKAAELAAEERESEYRHLSGMRDALEARIRVEIEGVRVNGHPERRLPGTLNVSFPGAEGESLIMSLDLAGIAVSTGSACTSGAIEPSHVLLALGRDPRTALGSVRFSFGRDNTMGDVDCVMDSLPGIVARLREVSAAQVPG